A stretch of the Planktothricoides raciborskii GIHE-MW2 genome encodes the following:
- a CDS encoding type II toxin-antitoxin system PemK/MazF family toxin, protein MRPAVCLTNPIGQYQHIILAFITSKIPGKLLDSDYVLDQSHSDFTASGLHKSSTIRLDHLMTVRQSIIQRELGELSSQTQAEIAQKLSQLLNN, encoded by the coding sequence GTGCGTCCTGCTGTTTGTCTGACGAATCCTATCGGGCAATATCAGCATATTATTTTAGCGTTTATTACCAGTAAAATTCCTGGTAAGTTACTCGACAGTGACTATGTTTTAGATCAAAGTCATTCAGACTTTACAGCGAGTGGGCTGCACAAGTCATCTACGATCAGGTTGGATCATTTGATGACTGTGAGACAGTCAATAATTCAGCGTGAACTAGGAGAATTGTCATCCCAGACACAAGCTGAAATCGCTCAAAAATTGAGTCAGCTACTCAATAATTAA
- a CDS encoding type II toxin-antitoxin system RelE/ParE family toxin yields MSQYRISLSASQDLNQIYEYFLARNLTAGERFFAEFNQKCKYLTQFPYLGKSYDYLLADLRGLP; encoded by the coding sequence GTGAGTCAGTACCGGATATCCCTATCCGCCAGTCAAGATTTGAACCAGATTTATGAGTATTTTTTAGCCCGAAATCTGACAGCAGGGGAGCGTTTTTTTGCAGAATTTAACCAGAAATGCAAATACTTAACCCAGTTCCCTTATCTGGGAAAAAGTTACGATTATTTATTGGCGGATTTGCGCGGTTTACCTTGA
- a CDS encoding type II toxin-antitoxin system Phd/YefM family antitoxin, with protein sequence MMLSKETTYSQARMNLATILDQVCDERQIVVIKRRNEKNVALIAEDELESLL encoded by the coding sequence ATGATGTTAAGCAAAGAAACCACTTATTCTCAAGCGAGAATGAATTTAGCCACTATTTTGGATCAAGTGTGTGATGAGCGTCAGATTGTGGTCATTAAGCGCCGCAATGAGAAAAATGTGGCGTTAATTGCCGAAGATGAGCTAGAGAGTTTATTATAA
- a CDS encoding serine hydrolase, with product MAQRYPIRSFLSVVSSSQEVGQPYEKFSAQASSRQSAGKTIQFPDLGSSKRSRVTPGRVSVKVQKSSPVSLPPVIASPVADRVRPNLLRDPRLDSAIAPNQSASSRPPQGSVTIPSSRGNSRANSRVNSRANSRANSRANSREGFSDRASSVRPSPRMSSRQNPSGDSAGTGSKAQNSQPVRERSPQKSRQPTSQQRKQRKTKPRREMPPARLASARFSPLLSGVRLLIVGVGLAAIAGTLLSIRNPEAQNVAGLSASGDAVATGSPNSGNSGNLRVNSLNALHLGQEIVQLKNEIQTLSASYSQLTPGVFFVDLDTGAYLDMNGNNTFSAASTIKVPILIALFQEVDAGKIRLDEPLTMQAEYVAEGSGDMQDQPVGTQYTVLETARKMITISDNTATNMLIARLGGQNVLNQRFQSWGLASTQIQNFLPDIQGTNTTSPKDLVSLMAMVEKGGLLSLRSRDRVLDIMQATENNSLLPQGLGDDATIAHKTGNIGSVLADTGIVDLPNGKRYLASVIVKRPHDDPGASELIRQISQAAYQSFRGKSGIAQNPARP from the coding sequence GTGGCTCAAAGGTATCCGATTCGGTCTTTTTTGTCGGTTGTTTCCTCTAGTCAAGAGGTGGGACAGCCATATGAGAAATTCTCTGCTCAAGCATCCTCCCGTCAGTCGGCAGGAAAAACTATCCAGTTTCCCGATCTTGGGTCCAGCAAGCGATCGCGTGTCACTCCAGGCAGGGTATCAGTGAAAGTTCAGAAATCATCGCCCGTGAGTCTTCCGCCGGTGATTGCTTCGCCAGTAGCCGATCGAGTTCGCCCCAATTTGTTGCGAGACCCCCGACTGGATTCGGCGATCGCCCCTAATCAAAGTGCTTCATCCAGACCCCCTCAAGGTTCTGTGACGATTCCCAGTTCTAGAGGTAATTCTAGAGCCAATTCTAGAGTCAATTCTAGAGCCAATTCTAGAGCCAATTCTAGAGCCAATTCTAGAGAAGGTTTCAGTGATCGCGCTTCCTCCGTGAGACCCTCCCCAAGAATGTCTAGTCGTCAAAATCCCTCCGGTGATAGCGCCGGGACTGGATCAAAGGCTCAGAACAGTCAACCTGTTCGGGAGCGATCGCCCCAAAAATCTCGGCAACCAACCTCTCAGCAGAGAAAACAAAGAAAGACTAAACCCAGGCGAGAGATGCCTCCGGCACGCTTGGCGAGCGCCCGTTTCTCTCCGTTGTTGTCTGGGGTTCGGTTGTTGATTGTGGGTGTGGGTTTAGCGGCGATCGCCGGGACTTTGTTATCAATTCGTAACCCAGAGGCCCAAAATGTGGCTGGATTATCCGCTAGTGGGGATGCGGTGGCTACGGGCTCCCCCAATTCCGGGAACTCTGGGAATTTAAGAGTGAATTCCTTAAACGCACTACATTTAGGTCAAGAAATTGTCCAGTTAAAAAATGAAATCCAAACTTTAAGCGCTTCTTATTCTCAATTAACCCCTGGGGTCTTTTTTGTGGATCTCGATACCGGGGCTTATTTGGATATGAACGGCAACAATACTTTTTCGGCAGCCAGCACTATTAAGGTGCCGATTCTGATTGCCTTATTTCAAGAAGTTGATGCGGGCAAGATCCGCCTTGATGAACCTTTGACCATGCAAGCGGAATATGTGGCAGAAGGTTCTGGGGATATGCAGGATCAGCCCGTGGGCACTCAGTACACCGTACTGGAAACCGCCAGAAAAATGATTACCATCAGCGACAATACGGCAACGAATATGCTGATTGCTCGCTTGGGGGGGCAAAATGTCCTGAATCAGCGTTTCCAGTCTTGGGGCTTGGCTTCCACCCAGATTCAAAATTTTTTACCGGATATTCAAGGCACGAATACCACCAGCCCCAAGGATTTAGTTTCTCTGATGGCAATGGTGGAAAAAGGGGGGCTGTTGTCTTTGCGGAGTCGCGATCGCGTCCTGGACATCATGCAAGCCACCGAGAACAATAGCTTATTACCTCAAGGCTTAGGCGATGATGCCACCATTGCCCACAAAACCGGCAATATTGGCTCAGTGCTGGCGGATACGGGCATCGTGGATCTGCCCAACGGCAAGCGCTATCTGGCATCGGTGATCGTCAAGCGTCCCCATGATGACCCAGGGGCTTCGGAGTTAATTCGGCAAATTTCTCAAGCGGCGTATCAATCCTTTAGAGGGAAAAGTGGTATTGCCCAAAATCCCGCTCGTCCATAA
- a CDS encoding C39 family peptidase, with product MRLEQITTRLPLSQVAQNFALSSQVQQRLIALRLLDPPVDGIFGPKTTAAFRRFQTLVGITTEPDSLGPQTARQLLTVQPQNLPTNNPVLSIIIKTKLKLRPLQSRELSPSEILDAEPGQSFALVDYEAGHRRHYKVTFSQPVSSQRVWYAYDEHVKIVDGTQQIINSGPPRQVRLNVPFKSQLDNWYNPTGSCNVTSIAMCLEYLGVRRYDLRYRQLEDELYRYMLDSGLSRHSPQDLAKVVRDYGRRDDFTVWGTIDRAKEHIAKGNPVVVHGYFTSFGHIIVLVGYDQNGFIVHDPYGEWFSTGYRTDLSGAFLHYSYNLIRNTCMPDGQFWTHFISR from the coding sequence ATGAGACTAGAACAAATTACCACTCGATTACCTTTATCCCAAGTAGCTCAGAATTTTGCTCTGAGCAGTCAAGTGCAACAACGTTTAATCGCACTGAGGTTACTTGATCCCCCGGTCGATGGCATTTTCGGCCCCAAGACTACCGCAGCGTTTCGGCGATTTCAAACCCTGGTGGGAATTACCACCGAACCAGATAGTCTTGGTCCGCAAACCGCCAGACAACTGTTAACGGTACAGCCACAAAACCTGCCGACGAATAATCCGGTTTTAAGCATAATTATCAAGACCAAGCTCAAACTGCGGCCTCTTCAGTCCAGGGAATTAAGCCCTAGTGAGATCCTGGACGCTGAACCGGGTCAGTCATTTGCTCTGGTAGATTATGAAGCGGGGCACCGGCGTCACTATAAGGTGACATTCTCTCAGCCGGTGAGTAGTCAAAGGGTTTGGTATGCCTACGACGAGCACGTCAAAATCGTTGATGGGACGCAACAGATTATTAACAGTGGCCCGCCGAGACAAGTCAGACTGAATGTGCCCTTTAAATCTCAGTTGGACAACTGGTATAACCCAACGGGTTCTTGTAATGTTACTTCGATCGCCATGTGTTTGGAGTATCTGGGGGTGAGACGCTATGATTTGCGGTACAGGCAGCTAGAGGACGAACTGTATCGTTATATGCTCGATAGCGGATTAAGTCGTCATTCTCCTCAAGACCTGGCGAAAGTGGTGCGTGATTATGGCCGCCGAGACGATTTCACCGTTTGGGGCACCATTGACCGAGCGAAGGAGCATATAGCCAAGGGCAACCCGGTAGTGGTGCATGGATACTTTACTTCTTTTGGTCATATTATTGTTTTAGTTGGCTACGATCAAAATGGATTTATTGTCCATGACCCCTACGGGGAGTGGTTTTCCACGGGCTATCGTACAGACCTGAGTGGGGCATTTCTCCACTACAGTTATAATCTGATTAGGAATACTTGTATGCCTGATGGTCAGTTTTGGACTCACTTTATTAGCCGCTAA
- a CDS encoding RNA methyltransferase — MNEQLLAAVRIILVEPAGALNVGTIARTLKNLGLSQLVLVNPHCDPLGEEARRMAVHAQDILENAQVVGCLPEALTGCVRAIATTARPRALDTVLESPRVALPWLCDSSTPSALIFGPEDRGLSNQELNYAQRFVRIPTSDAYPSLNLAQSVAICAYELSQSVTENMPPAAMRGLTPVESNPSASMEAIEGYYQHLESLLLKIGYLYPHTAATRMEKFRRIYNRAGLSNQELAMLRGILSQVEWAISDLKVSSTDD; from the coding sequence ATGAATGAACAATTATTAGCTGCGGTAAGAATTATTTTAGTGGAACCGGCAGGGGCGCTGAATGTGGGCACGATCGCCCGAACTTTGAAAAATCTGGGACTTTCTCAGTTAGTTTTGGTAAATCCTCATTGCGATCCTTTGGGGGAAGAAGCCCGCCGGATGGCGGTTCATGCTCAAGATATTTTAGAAAATGCTCAGGTGGTGGGCTGCTTACCAGAAGCATTGACAGGGTGTGTGCGTGCGATCGCCACTACAGCCCGTCCGCGAGCGCTGGATACGGTATTAGAATCTCCTAGAGTTGCCTTACCCTGGCTTTGTGATTCATCCACTCCCTCGGCTTTAATTTTTGGCCCGGAAGATCGCGGTTTAAGTAATCAGGAATTGAATTATGCCCAGAGATTTGTCCGCATTCCGACTTCAGACGCTTATCCCTCCTTAAATCTGGCTCAGTCCGTGGCGATTTGTGCTTATGAACTGTCCCAGTCAGTGACGGAAAATATGCCACCGGCAGCCATGCGGGGTTTAACGCCTGTGGAGTCTAACCCCTCTGCCTCAATGGAAGCGATCGAGGGATATTATCAGCATCTAGAAAGCCTCTTGCTCAAAATTGGGTATCTTTATCCCCATACCGCTGCCACCCGGATGGAAAAATTCCGAAGAATTTATAATCGTGCAGGACTATCTAATCAGGAATTAGCGATGCTGCGGGGAATTCTTTCTCAGGTAGAATGGGCAATTTCCGACTTAAAAGTCAGTAGCACGGATGACTAA
- a CDS encoding WD40 repeat domain-containing protein codes for MRPLSPTLTPPGGALIRTLTGHNDSVYAVAITPDGKIAVSGSYDNTLKLWELGTGNEVATFRGEFGGFNCCAIAADGVTVVAGDWSGRVHFLRLEGV; via the coding sequence TTGCGTCCCCTCTCCCCCACCCTCACTCCTCCCGGTGGAGCACTGATTCGCACCCTCACCGGGCATAATGACTCGGTATATGCAGTCGCCATTACCCCCGATGGCAAAATCGCTGTTTCTGGTTCTTATGATAACACCCTGAAACTGTGGGAGTTAGGGACGGGAAATGAGGTGGCGACGTTTAGAGGGGAGTTTGGTGGGTTTAACTGTTGTGCGATCGCAGCTGATGGGGTGACGGTGGTGGCGGGGGATTGGTCGGGGCGGGTGCATTTTCTGCGGTTGGAGGGGGTGTGA